The DNA segment ATGTAAAGAACATGATTACAGGAGCAGCACAGATGGACGGAGCAATTTTAGTAGTATCTGCAGCAGATGGACCAATGCCACAGACAAGAGAGCATATTCTTTTAGCACGTCAGGTTGGTGTACCATCAATAGTAGTATTCTTAAACAAAGCAGATATGGTAGATGACGAAGAGTTAATCGAGCTTGTAGAGATGGAAGTAAGAGAACTCTTAGACGAATATGATTTCCCAGGAGACGATATTCCGGTAATAGTAGGTTCTGCATTAAAAGCAGCAGAAAACGGAGATCCAGAAGGAGAATGGGGTAAGAAGATTATAGAGCTTATGGATCAAGTAGATACTTATATTCCAGAGCCAGAAAGAGATACAGACAAACCATTCTTAATGCCTGTAGAGGACGTATTCTCAATTACAGGACGTGGAACAGTAGCAACAGGAAGAATCGAAAGAGGAACTCTACATCCATCAGATGAGGTAGAGATTGTAGGAATCAAAGATACAGAGACAACAGTAGTAACAGGAGTAGAAATGTTCCGTAAGATGTTAGACGAAGCAGTAGCAGGAGATAACATTGGAGCATTATTAAGAGGTGTAAAAAGAGAAGACATCGAAAGAGGTCAGGTACTGGCAAAGCCAGGAAGTATTACACCACATACAAAGTTTTATGCAGAGGTATATGTATTAAGTAAAGATGAGGGTGGAAGACACACACCATTCTTTGATGGATACAGACCACAGT comes from the Halanaerobium saccharolyticum subsp. saccharolyticum DSM 6643 genome and includes:
- the tuf gene encoding elongation factor Tu, which gives rise to MAKAKFERNKPHVNIGTIGHVDHGKTTLTAAITNVLANYGGAEVRAFDTIDNAPEEKERGITIATSHVEYETEARHYAHVDCPGHADYVKNMITGAAQMDGAILVVSAADGPMPQTREHILLARQVGVPSIVVFLNKADMVDDEELIELVEMEVRELLDEYDFPGDDIPVIVGSALKAAENGDPEGEWGKKIIELMDQVDTYIPEPERDTDKPFLMPVEDVFSITGRGTVATGRIERGTLHPSDEVEIVGIKDTETTVVTGVEMFRKMLDEAVAGDNIGALLRGVKREDIERGQVLAKPGSITPHTKFYAEVYVLSKDEGGRHTPFFDGYRPQFYFRTTDVTGNIQLPEGVDMVMPGDNIEMTGELITPIAMEEGLRFAIREGGHTVGAGVVTE